A stretch of Mesorhizobium sp. M2A.F.Ca.ET.046.03.2.1 DNA encodes these proteins:
- a CDS encoding sugar ABC transporter permease, whose amino-acid sequence MTDTTSTQPADTARASELGTVARFLKATELDTRMLGMIGALLLIWVGLHVISSLRLGVNPLDFDSRTFLTPRNLWNLSVQTSAVAIMASGMVLVIVMRNIDLSVGSAEGVIGMVMGFAQVHFLVRFVGLELGNPWIWVLALLIGLALGLLIGAFQGFVIAYLEVPAFIVTLGGLLVWRGAAWWVTSGQTVAPLDATFQLMGGGPAGSIGAKWSWVVGIVACLAVIFMHYNGRVQRKRFRFPLRPVWAETLLATVTCAIILGAVWLANSYPWPIGIVNRYAAANNITVPEGGLFIAHGIAIPVLMAVAVGLIMTFVTKRTRFGRYVFAIGGNPEAANLAGINTRWITMKVFMIMGVLATIAAAISSARQNSSTNALGTLDELLVIAAAVIGGTSLAGGSGTVLGAMLGALLMQSLQSGMVLLGVDSPLQSIVVGAVLVVAVWLDTLYRKRA is encoded by the coding sequence GCGCGCTGCTCCTGATCTGGGTCGGACTGCATGTGATCTCCAGCCTGCGGCTTGGCGTCAATCCGCTCGACTTCGACAGCCGCACCTTTCTGACGCCGCGCAATCTCTGGAACCTGTCGGTGCAGACTTCGGCCGTGGCGATCATGGCCTCCGGCATGGTGCTGGTCATCGTCATGCGCAACATCGACCTGTCGGTCGGATCGGCCGAAGGGGTGATCGGCATGGTCATGGGTTTTGCCCAGGTGCATTTCCTGGTCCGCTTCGTCGGGCTTGAGCTCGGTAACCCGTGGATCTGGGTCCTGGCGCTGCTGATCGGCCTGGCGCTCGGCCTCCTCATCGGCGCCTTCCAGGGCTTCGTCATCGCCTATCTCGAAGTGCCGGCCTTCATCGTCACGCTGGGGGGTCTGCTGGTCTGGCGGGGCGCTGCCTGGTGGGTCACCAGCGGCCAGACCGTCGCGCCGCTTGACGCCACGTTCCAGCTGATGGGCGGCGGCCCGGCGGGCTCGATCGGCGCCAAATGGAGCTGGGTCGTCGGCATCGTCGCCTGCCTGGCGGTCATTTTCATGCACTATAACGGTCGCGTGCAGCGCAAGCGCTTCCGCTTCCCGCTGCGTCCGGTCTGGGCCGAGACGCTGCTCGCCACGGTCACCTGCGCGATCATCCTGGGCGCTGTGTGGCTTGCCAATTCCTATCCGTGGCCGATCGGCATCGTGAACCGCTATGCCGCCGCCAACAACATCACCGTTCCCGAAGGCGGACTGTTCATCGCGCATGGCATCGCCATTCCGGTGCTGATGGCGGTCGCCGTCGGCCTGATCATGACCTTCGTCACCAAGCGCACGCGCTTCGGCCGCTATGTCTTCGCCATCGGCGGCAATCCGGAAGCGGCCAACCTCGCCGGCATCAACACGCGCTGGATCACCATGAAGGTATTCATGATCATGGGCGTGCTGGCGACGATCGCGGCGGCGATCTCGTCGGCCAGGCAGAATTCATCCACCAATGCGCTCGGAACGCTTGACGAGCTGCTGGTCATCGCCGCGGCCGTCATCGGCGGCACCTCGCTCGCCGGCGGTTCCGGCACCGTGCTCGGCGCTATGCTGGGAGCGCTGCTGATGCAGTCGCTGCAGTCCGGCATGGTGCTGCTCGGCGTCGATTCGCCGCTGCAAAGCATCGTCGTGGGCGCCGTGCTGGTCGTGGCGGTGTGGCTCGACACCCTCTATCGCAAGCGGGCCTGA
- a CDS encoding ATP-binding cassette domain-containing protein — MADKSAPAGVPLVDMRNISIAFGGIRAVDDASVDLFPGEVMALLGHNGAGKSTLIKILSGAYKRDSGQIFINGEEASISNPRDAKKHGVETIYQTLALADNVDAAANLFLGRELMTAWGTLDDVAMEAEARKVMGRLNPRFQRFKEPVVKLSGGQRQSVAIARAILFNARILIMDEPTAALGPQETAQVGELVKQLKADGIGIFLISHDIHDVFELADRVCVMKNGQVVGTARTTDVTQDEVLGMIILGKCPPGAIPGPGALKIAA; from the coding sequence ATGGCTGACAAATCCGCTCCCGCCGGCGTTCCGCTGGTCGACATGCGCAACATCTCGATCGCCTTCGGCGGCATCCGCGCCGTCGACGATGCGTCCGTCGATCTTTTCCCCGGCGAAGTGATGGCGCTGCTCGGCCACAACGGCGCCGGCAAGTCGACGCTGATCAAGATCCTGTCCGGCGCTTACAAGCGCGACAGCGGACAGATCTTCATCAATGGCGAGGAGGCATCGATCTCCAATCCGCGCGACGCCAAGAAACACGGCGTCGAGACGATCTACCAGACGCTGGCCCTGGCCGACAATGTCGATGCCGCGGCCAATCTCTTCCTCGGGCGCGAGCTGATGACCGCGTGGGGCACGCTGGACGACGTCGCCATGGAAGCCGAGGCGCGCAAGGTGATGGGCCGGCTCAATCCGCGCTTCCAGCGCTTCAAGGAGCCGGTCGTCAAGCTGTCGGGCGGACAGCGGCAGTCCGTGGCGATCGCGCGCGCGATCCTGTTCAATGCCCGCATCCTGATCATGGACGAGCCGACGGCGGCGCTCGGGCCGCAGGAGACGGCGCAGGTCGGGGAGTTGGTCAAGCAGCTCAAGGCCGACGGCATCGGCATCTTCCTGATCAGCCACGACATCCACGACGTCTTCGAGCTCGCCGACCGGGTCTGCGTGATGAAGAACGGCCAAGTGGTCGGCACCGCGCGCACCACCGATGTCACCCAGGACGAAGTGCTCGGCATGATCATTTTGGGCAAATGTCCGCCCGGCGCCATTCCAGGCCCTGGCGCGCTGAAGATCGCGGCCTAA